From one Cyprinus carpio isolate SPL01 chromosome B3, ASM1834038v1, whole genome shotgun sequence genomic stretch:
- the LOC109050538 gene encoding SUMO-conjugating enzyme UBC9-B yields the protein MSGIALSRLAQERKAWRKDHPFGFVAVPTKNPDGTMNLMNWECAIPGKKGTPWEGGLFKLRMLFKDDYPSSPPKCKFEPPLFHPNVYPSGTVCLSILEEDKDWRPAITIKQILLGIQELLNEPNIQDPAQAEAYTIYCQNRVEYEKRVRAQAKKFSP from the exons ATGTCTGGTATAGCATTAAGTCGTCTCGCACAAGAACGGAAGGCTTGGCGGAAAGACCATCCTTTT GGTTTTGTAGCTGTACCAACAAAAAACCCTGATGGAACAATGAACCTGATGAATTGGGAGTGTGCCATCCCTGGAAAAAAAGGG ACACCGTGGGAGGGAGGCTTGTTCAAACTTCGGATGCTGTTCAAGGACGACTACCCTTCTTCTCCACCAAAGT GTAAATTTGAGCCCCCTTTATTCCATCCGAATGTATATCCGTCTGGTACCGTATGCTTGTCTATATTAGAGGAAGACAAAGACTGGAGGCCTGCCATTACAATCAAGCAG ATCTTGCTAGGAATCCAAGAACTCCTTAATGAACCAAATATTCAGGACCCCGCACAGGCCGAAGCATACACAATTTACTG CCAGAACAGAGTGGAGTATGAAAAAAGGGTCAGAGCACAAGCCAAAAAGTTCTCGCCGTAA
- the LOC109045629 gene encoding interleukin-21 receptor-like: MHLSRADRRIFPCSSMMALWQAIALLVICGLIECNDGVCNVTCTTDFISMLNCSNSDSAGAASCHVVADCRDEIMSANGSCTIKSPQSWCTMEPVDMDMITSYDTNCSIIVTQITKQGNVETPTKSHSENIVLYRSVKPKQPLNLNITKIDGDFNLTWDVAYTEHFLYNKLYYRVRLRTKSDPEKTAQIYTLQQSKQSMVIIGEKLLPGRQYVAEVQVAVHPSAFTSMWSEWSSVEWTSDSPQSEQYYFLLLTLPVVMVVLLVYSGKLGGIKKLFLWQHIPSPHEYFTPLYHTYQGDFKKWVGPVLTFNSFDVLEKSTTLQVLCEKQQNESSEEPANRPGERDFGPAGQNSSKLYFHGSNSQGLAHSGGHISMDTVTVSGQEGVMADWSDDSHRQSLEDFLNDKDANQRAAEMDDRQPLVPDGRRSLQGSDFDDWHLQEHDLENIEQVSLDSYGSNEQSDDGYPQMGLDLDTIDSGFLESDCSSPSAFDGNEQIETSSLDGVGRSHSNYVKQWVAFTSVQVDAHSNGK; the protein is encoded by the exons ATGCATTTGAGCAGGGCTGACCGCAGAATTTTTCCCTGTTCCTCCATGATGGCTCTATGGCAAGCCATAGCCTTGCTTGTAATTTGTGGACTTATTGAGTGCA ATGACGGTGTGTGCAACGTAACCTGCACCACAGACTTTATCTCCATGCTCAACTGCTCCAATTCTGACTCGGCAGGAGCAGCTTCGTGTCACGTAGTGGCAGATTGCAG gGATGAAATTATGTCTGCGAATGGGAGCTGCACTATCAAATCGCCACAATCCTGGTGCACAATGGAGCCAGTGGATATGGACATGATAACGTCCTATGATACTAACTGCTCTATCATAGTAACACAAATAACCAAACAAGGCAATGTGGAGACCCCAACAAAGAGTCACtctgaaaatattgttttatacagATCTG TTAAACCAAAACAACCTCTGAAcctaaacattacaaaaattgaTGGGGATTTTAACCTCACTTGGGATGTGGCTTATACAGAACACTTtctgtataataaattatactacAGAGTACGATTACGAACCAAAAGTGACCCAGAAAAG ACGGCACAAATTTACACCCTGCAGCAGAGCAAACAATCAATGGTTATCATCGGTGAAAAACTCCTGCCAGGAAGGCAGTATGTGGCAGAAGTTCAGGTTGCAGTGCATCCTTCAGCTTTTACATCCATGTGGAGTGAATGGAGCAGTGTTGAATGGACATCCGACTCTCCACAGTCAGAACAGTACTATTTCCTGCTGTTGACACTTCCTGTTGTGATGGTGGTGCTGCTTGTGTACAGTGGGAAATT AGGGGGCATCAAAAAGCTGTTCTTATGGCAACACATCCCAAGCCCTCATGAGTACTTCACACCCCTCTACCATACATACCAAGGAGACTTTAAG aaatgGGTCGGACCAGTCCTGACCTTCAACAGCTTTGATGTCCTTGAGAAGAGCACCACTCTGCAGGTGCTTTGTGAGAAGCAGCAGAATGAAAGCTCAGAGGAACCTGCTAACAGGCCCGGCGAGCGGGACTTTGGTCCGGCGGGTCAAAACTCATCTAAACTCTACTTCCATGGCAGCAACAGTCAAGGCCTCGCACACTCAGGCGGCCACATATCGATGGACACCGTTACTGTATCCGGTCAGGAGGGCGTCATGGCCGACTGGTCCGATGACAGTCACAGACAGAGCCTAGAGGACTTCCTCAACGACAAAGACGCCAATCAGAGAGCGGCTGAGATGGATGACAGGCAGCCTCTTGTACCGGACGGCAGGAGGAGTTTACAGGGTTCAGACTTTGATGACTGGCATCTACAGGAGCACGACCTGGAGAACATTGAGCAGGTCTCTCTGGACTCTTACGGTTCTAATGAGCAGTCCGATGACGGTTACCCACAAATGGGTTTGGATTTGGACACCATAGACAGTGGATTTCTGGAGTCCGACTGTTCCAGCCCCTCAGCGTTTGATGGGAACGAGCAGATCGAGACTTCATCGCTGGATGGCGTGGGACGCTCCCATTCAAATTATGTCAAACAGTGGGTGGCTTTTACATCAGTTCAAGTTGATGCCCACAGCAATGGAAAGTAG
- the LOC109050548 gene encoding interleukin-21 receptor-like: protein MSPTGIFCIFLAFSVQVKAASQGRICVTDYWHTISCSLKLPNTSAINISYWLEAHSIIGNQDYSCQLQRVHEDHICNFTVDVGFKSFDKYTMTLRYLQNGTWNSSLLDASFKPAKNIKPKTPFNLTLQYANGTYHFFWKSGYETHTYRAALIFMYEFKYYKDGDPTSEVIVHPEKEIIQTKEMKLDPDTMYAVMVKSKVNDRQVYGGTWSDWSSAVKWKTAYKGEYSDEPSQVNKIAIGMFAMVGLLILLMSILAARFKMKDISWVPTPATYFQPLYQNYQGNFQCWVLAKSPLQDFQVTEDFSKIDKISEVLTTLQDQVEKTGMYPTAQCHTPYVGPTAEVWAPCQMPDTRSGTSIPCEEFSLFCEELPDKVDNLFQSLNLCLSGDVLSLKDSALSLESLMGCKASEAPVIINPVPACFKQDYCTLTDTPTGPIPTFTRDVEQDKNTSND from the exons ATGAGCCCCACTgggattttctgcattttcttgGCTTTTTCAGTGCAGGTTAAAGCCGCTTCACAGG GGCGCATCTGTGTGACAGATTACTGGCATACCATCAGCTGCTCTTTAAAACTACCAAACACATCTGCTATAAACATATCATACTGGCTGGAGGCTCATTCGATCATCGGTAACCA GGATTATAGCTGCCAACTTCAGAGAGTACATGAAGATCACATCTGCAATTTCACAGTAGATGTAGGCTTCAAGAGTTTTGATAAATATACTATGACACTTCGCTATTTGCAAAATGGAACTTGGAATTCATCTCTGTTAGATGCTTCTTTTAAGCCAGCAAAGAATA TTAAACCAAAAACCCCATTTAATCTGACGTTACAATATGCAAATGGGACGTATCATTTCTTTTGGAAGAGTGGATATGAAACACATACCTACCGAGCTGCTCTAATCTTCATGTATGAATTCAAGTACTACAAAGATGGAGATCCCACAAGT gaggTCATTGTTCACCCAGAAAAAGAAATTATTCAGACTAAGGAAATGAAGCTTGATCCGGACACTATGTACGCTGTGATGGTGAAGAGTAAGGTAAATGACAGACAGGTCTACGGTGGAAcgtggagcgactggagcagcgCTGTGAAATGGAAAACAGCATACAAAGGAGAATACAGTG ATGAACCCAGTCAAGTCAACAAGATTGCCATCGGAATGTTTGCAATGGTTGGACTTTTAATTCTGCTTATGTCCATTCTTGCTGCCAG ATTTAAGATGAAAGATATTTCATGGGTGCCAACACCAGCAACGTACTTCCAGCCACTTTATCAAAATTACCAAGGCAATTTTCAG TGTTGGGTTTTGGCAAAAAGTCCTTTACAAGATTTTCAAGTTACGGAAGACTTTTCAAAAATTGACAAGATTTCCGAGGTCCTTACCACACTACAGGATCAGGTAGAGAAAACAGGCATGTATcccacagcacaatgccacacaCCCTATGTTGGCCCCACAGCTGAGGTCTGGGCCCCATGCCAAATGCCTGATACGCGCAGCGGGACAAGCATCCCGTGTGAGGAATTTTCTTTGTTCTGCGAAGAGTTACCTGATAAAGTGGACAACCTCTTCCAGTCTCTGAACTTGTGTCTGAGTGGGGATGTTCTGTCTCTGAAGGACTCTGCTCTTAGTCTTGAGTCTCTTATGGGCTGCAAGGCTTCTGAAGCACCGGTTATCATTAACCCAGTGCCTGCATGTTTCAAACAAGACTACTGCACTCTTACCGACACTCCCACAGGCCCCATTCCCACCTTCACCAGAGATGTAGAGCAGGACAAAAACACCTCCAATGATTAA